DNA from Amorphoplanes friuliensis DSM 7358:
CGCCGCGCCCTGGAGATCATCGCTGATATCGACGCCGCGCTGGAGTTCAGCCACCGGCACGGGATCATCCACCGGGACATCAAGCCCGGCAACGTGATGATCACGCAGAACGGCCAGGTCAAGGTCATGGACTTCGGCATCGCCCGGGCCCTGGCCAGCGGTGCGACGACCATGACGCAGACCAGCGCGGTCATCGGCACGGCGCAGTATCTGTCGCCCGAGCAGGCCCGCGGCGAGTCCGTCGACGCCCGCTCCGACGTGTACGCCGCCGGTTGTGTGCTCTTCGAGCTCCTGGTCGGACACCCGCCGTTCGTGGGTGACAGCCCGGTCAGCGTGGCGTACCAGCACGTCCGCGAGGATCCGAAGGCGCCGAGCGACATCAACCGTGAGGTCTCGCCGGACGTCGACGCGATCGTGCTCAAGGCCCTCGCCAAGAACCCGCTCAACCGGTACCAGAGCGCGCAGGAAATGCGCGCTGACGCGTTGCGGGCCGTCTCCGGCCGCCCGGTTCTCGCCACACCGGTGATGAACGAGGCCGAGACGATGGCGATGGCCGGTCCGCCGATGCGTCAGCAGACCGCGATGACCCGGACGATCCCGGCCGGTGGTCCGCGCGGGCCGCAGCCGCCGGAGCGGAAGACCTCGTCGTGGGTGATGGCGGTGCTGGCCGCACTCGGCGTGCTCGCCGTCGTGGCTCTGGGCATCGGCCTGACCCTGGCCAACAGGAACGACGACCCCGAAACGCCGGCGACCGCTGCCGTTCCGAAGGTCACCGGTCTCTCCGAGAACGACGCCCGTAAAACGCTGACGGACGCCGGCTTCACGGCGGTGACGGTGGGCGACCCCATCGAGACCGACGACTGCAAGGACAGGGTCGAGAGGCAGACACCGGAAGCGAACGCAACCACGCGGGTCGACCAGGCCGTCACTCTCCAGCTGTGCAGCAGCCCCGCGCCGACCAAGGTGCCGACCGGGCTGGTGGGCAGCACGAGGGATGCCGCCGAGTCGGCGCTCGAGGACGCCAAACTGAAGCCGAAGTTCGTGGAGAAGGACAGCTCCGCGCCCGAGGGTCAGGTCCTCTCCGTCGAGGACGAAGGTGACGAGGTCAAGCGCGGCACCACGATCACGGTGACCGTGTCCCGCGGCAACCTCAGCCCGGTGCCCGACGTGCGGGGCAAGCTGCAGGACACCGCGATCGCGCTGCTCGAACAGGCCGGTTTCAAGGACGTCAAGGTCCAGGAGACCAACCAGGAAGGGCCCGTCGGCACGGTTGTCGAGCAGACCTTCGCCAACCAGAAGAAGTCCAAGTCGACCACGATCACGATCACGGTCATCGTCGCTCAGGAACCGGAACCGGGTGATTCGACCGACCCGACCGACCCGACCGACCCGACCGATGGACCGGGCGCGGGCGGCGACGGCGGCGG
Protein-coding regions in this window:
- the pknB gene encoding Stk1 family PASTA domain-containing Ser/Thr kinase, which codes for MTAQARLLGGRYQVGELLGYGGMAEVHKGRDLRLGRDVAIKMLRTDLARDATFQERFRREAQNSAALNHPAIVAVYDTGEEVSSAGEKQPFIVMEFVNGRTLKEVLAAEQRLQQRRALEIIADIDAALEFSHRHGIIHRDIKPGNVMITQNGQVKVMDFGIARALASGATTMTQTSAVIGTAQYLSPEQARGESVDARSDVYAAGCVLFELLVGHPPFVGDSPVSVAYQHVREDPKAPSDINREVSPDVDAIVLKALAKNPLNRYQSAQEMRADALRAVSGRPVLATPVMNEAETMAMAGPPMRQQTAMTRTIPAGGPRGPQPPERKTSSWVMAVLAALGVLAVVALGIGLTLANRNDDPETPATAAVPKVTGLSENDARKTLTDAGFTAVTVGDPIETDDCKDRVERQTPEANATTRVDQAVTLQLCSSPAPTKVPTGLVGSTRDAAESALEDAKLKPKFVEKDSSAPEGQVLSVEDEGDEVKRGTTITVTVSRGNLSPVPDVRGKLQDTAIALLEQAGFKDVKVQETNQEGPVGTVVEQTFANQKKSKSTTITITVIVAQEPEPGDSTDPTDPTDPTDGPGAGGDGGGLDGIIGN